The following coding sequences lie in one Bacteroides helcogenes P 36-108 genomic window:
- a CDS encoding RagB/SusD family nutrient uptake outer membrane protein yields MKKYIQLCAVGSFLMGGLTSCNDFLDREPLDKVIPETYFTAEADLAAYAIKNYQFNTVTSAYGINLFGQDNNTDNQVTGGNVAYWIPGEKKVASDQGDWKWGNVRSCNYFFDQVLPKYEAGTISGNPDNIKHYIGEMYVNRAYCYFSLFTKYGDLPIVTTALSDEKEALMAASVRQPRNKVARFIIEDLKKAEALLLNEPSGKKNRITKNVAYLLHARVALYEATWEKYHKGTAFVPGGAGWPGSDAQGYNADAEIGFFLDEAIAASKYVGDQMVANLTENTDAPEGMSASLASINPYYTMFCDEDMDKYKEILMWKKFDETLHVTNNLQMELERNGGGSGWTRGMVNSFLMRNGLPYYAAGSGYNSDWEKQGVNATLQNRDSRIVIFTKKPGDVNYYANDGTPDLCKIDFIFGDAGSLATTGFIIKKGKHYSSHMANDHDAGTSGGIVFRGTEAMLIYMEASYEKNHSIDASADKYWRALRNRAKVDPDYMKTINATIMTEEAKGDFAAYSHNQLIDATLYNIRRERRNELCAEAFRWDDLKRWRSLDQLKTTPYRAEGMRFWGTVYSEDAELMKKAEVGKTMSAQESSNYILPFEKVLTNNTIYTQGGFLFTPAHYLEPIGVAAFRQTATNSGDFKTSVIYQNPGWGYEASVGASSVE; encoded by the coding sequence ATGAAAAAATATATTCAACTTTGTGCAGTCGGCTCCTTTCTGATGGGTGGGTTGACAAGTTGCAATGACTTTCTGGATAGAGAGCCATTGGATAAGGTAATCCCTGAAACTTATTTCACTGCCGAGGCCGATCTGGCTGCTTATGCCATCAAGAATTATCAATTCAATACAGTGACAAGCGCTTACGGTATCAATCTATTCGGACAAGATAACAATACGGACAATCAAGTGACAGGCGGTAATGTTGCCTATTGGATTCCGGGAGAAAAGAAAGTGGCGTCTGACCAAGGAGACTGGAAGTGGGGAAATGTACGTTCGTGCAATTATTTCTTTGATCAAGTGCTACCTAAATATGAGGCTGGAACGATTAGTGGTAATCCGGATAATATAAAGCACTATATCGGCGAGATGTACGTGAACCGTGCTTATTGTTATTTCTCTTTATTCACTAAATACGGTGATCTACCCATTGTGACCACGGCTCTTTCGGATGAAAAGGAAGCACTTATGGCGGCCAGTGTGCGTCAACCCAGAAACAAAGTGGCCCGCTTCATCATTGAGGACTTAAAGAAGGCGGAAGCTCTGTTGTTGAACGAGCCTTCGGGCAAGAAAAACCGCATTACCAAGAATGTGGCCTACCTGCTCCACGCTCGTGTGGCTCTCTATGAAGCTACATGGGAGAAGTATCACAAGGGTACGGCTTTTGTTCCGGGAGGAGCTGGCTGGCCGGGTTCTGATGCCCAAGGTTATAACGCCGATGCGGAAATCGGTTTTTTCTTGGATGAGGCTATTGCGGCATCAAAATATGTGGGTGACCAAATGGTGGCAAATCTGACGGAGAATACAGATGCCCCCGAAGGTATGAGCGCTTCCTTGGCTTCTATCAATCCTTATTATACCATGTTCTGTGATGAGGATATGGATAAATATAAGGAAATTCTGATGTGGAAGAAGTTTGATGAAACGCTTCATGTCACAAATAATCTTCAGATGGAACTTGAGCGTAACGGAGGCGGATCGGGCTGGACACGCGGCATGGTCAACTCTTTCTTGATGCGTAACGGACTGCCCTATTATGCAGCCGGTTCTGGCTATAATTCTGATTGGGAGAAACAGGGGGTAAATGCTACTTTGCAGAACCGTGATTCTCGTATCGTTATTTTCACCAAGAAGCCGGGTGATGTGAACTATTATGCTAATGACGGCACGCCCGATCTTTGTAAGATTGACTTCATCTTCGGTGATGCCGGAAGCTTGGCAACCACAGGCTTTATCATCAAGAAAGGGAAGCACTACTCTTCGCACATGGCGAATGACCATGACGCCGGTACATCAGGTGGCATTGTGTTCCGTGGAACCGAAGCTATGCTCATCTATATGGAAGCATCTTACGAGAAGAACCATAGCATTGATGCCTCAGCAGACAAGTATTGGAGAGCTTTGCGCAATCGTGCAAAAGTAGATCCCGATTACATGAAGACTATTAACGCTACCATTATGACAGAGGAGGCTAAAGGTGATTTCGCCGCTTATTCTCACAATCAGCTGATTGATGCGACGCTTTATAATATCCGTCGCGAACGTCGTAATGAACTTTGTGCCGAAGCCTTCCGTTGGGATGATTTGAAGCGCTGGAGATCGCTGGATCAGTTGAAAACGACTCCCTACAGAGCAGAAGGTATGCGTTTCTGGGGTACTGTTTACTCTGAGGATGCTGAACTGATGAAGAAGGCCGAGGTAGGCAAAACAATGTCTGCCCAAGAATCGAGCAATTATATTCTTCCTTTTGAAAAGGTGCTTACCAATAACACTATTTATACGCAGGGTGGATTCTTGTTCACTCCGGCTCATTATCTGGAGCCGATTGGCGTGGCTGCATTCCGTCAGACGGCGACTAATTCCGGAGACTTCAAGACTTCTGTGATTTACCAGAATCCGGGATGGGGCTATGAAGCCTCTGTCGGAGCTTCGAGCGTGGAGTGA
- the speA gene encoding biosynthetic arginine decarboxylase, with product MRKWRIEDSEELYNLTGWGTSYFGINDKGHVVVTPRKDGVAVDLKELVDELQLRDVAAPMLVRFPDILDNRIEKVSCCFKQAAEEYGYKGENFIIYPIKVNQMRPVVEEMINHGKKFNLGLEAGSKPELHAVIGVNTDPDSLVVCNGYKDESFIELALLAQKMGKRIFLVVEKLNELNLIAKMAKQLKVRPNIGIRIKLASSGSGKWEESGGDASKFGLTSSELLEALDFLEKKEMKDCLKLIHFHIGSQITKIRRIKNALREASQFFVQLHNLGFNIEFVDTGGGMGVDYDGTRSSNSESSVNYSIQEYVNDVVSTFVDAADKHGFSHPNIITETGRSLTAHHSVLVFEVLETASLPQMDDAWEPGEEAHELVKELYAIWDNLSQRSLLEPWHDAQQIREEALDLFSHGIVDLNTRAQIEKLYWSICREVNTIAGNMKHCPEDFRKLSKLLADKYFCNFSLFQSLPDSWAIDQMFPIMPIQRLDEKPDREATLQDMTCDSDGKIANFVSARTDTSTLPVHSLRDKEHYYLAVFLVGAYQEILGDMHNLFGDTNAVHVSVNSKGYTIDQLIDGETVAEVLDYVQYNPKKLVRTLETWVTLSVKEGRISLEEGKEFLSNYRSGLYGYTYLE from the coding sequence ATGAGAAAATGGCGTATTGAAGATTCAGAAGAGTTGTACAACCTAACAGGTTGGGGCACTTCGTACTTTGGTATCAATGACAAAGGTCATGTTGTGGTAACTCCGCGTAAAGACGGAGTTGCCGTCGATTTAAAAGAACTGGTGGACGAGCTTCAGTTGCGTGATGTGGCAGCTCCTATGTTGGTTCGTTTTCCAGATATTCTGGACAACCGGATTGAAAAAGTGTCCTGTTGCTTCAAGCAAGCTGCTGAAGAATATGGGTACAAGGGGGAAAACTTCATTATCTACCCCATAAAGGTGAATCAGATGCGTCCTGTTGTAGAGGAGATGATTAATCATGGAAAGAAGTTCAATCTGGGGTTGGAAGCCGGTTCTAAACCGGAATTGCATGCTGTGATCGGTGTAAATACCGATCCGGATTCACTGGTGGTCTGCAATGGATATAAGGATGAAAGTTTCATTGAATTGGCTTTGCTGGCACAGAAGATGGGTAAACGTATCTTCCTGGTGGTGGAAAAACTGAATGAACTGAACCTTATCGCCAAAATGGCGAAGCAACTCAAGGTAAGGCCCAATATTGGCATTCGTATAAAACTTGCTTCAAGTGGAAGCGGCAAGTGGGAAGAAAGTGGGGGAGATGCCAGTAAGTTTGGACTGACATCCAGTGAACTGCTTGAAGCGCTCGACTTTCTGGAGAAAAAAGAAATGAAAGACTGTCTGAAGTTGATCCATTTTCACATCGGCAGCCAAATAACAAAGATACGGCGCATTAAGAACGCATTGCGTGAGGCTTCACAATTTTTTGTGCAGTTACACAATCTGGGATTCAACATCGAGTTTGTGGATACAGGTGGAGGCATGGGTGTTGATTATGATGGTACTCGCTCGTCTAATAGTGAAAGCTCGGTAAATTATTCCATACAGGAGTATGTCAATGATGTTGTGTCCACTTTTGTTGACGCTGCCGACAAGCACGGCTTTTCACATCCTAATATCATCACTGAAACCGGGCGTAGTTTGACTGCCCACCACTCCGTACTTGTCTTTGAAGTACTGGAGACGGCTTCTCTGCCTCAAATGGACGATGCTTGGGAGCCGGGTGAAGAAGCGCATGAGTTGGTAAAGGAGCTCTATGCTATTTGGGATAATCTGAGTCAACGCAGTTTGTTGGAACCTTGGCACGATGCACAGCAGATACGTGAAGAAGCCCTCGACCTTTTCAGCCACGGCATTGTTGATTTGAATACCCGCGCACAGATAGAGAAACTATATTGGAGTATCTGTCGTGAGGTCAATACCATAGCCGGTAACATGAAGCATTGTCCGGAAGACTTTCGCAAACTAAGCAAGTTGCTTGCCGACAAATATTTCTGTAACTTCTCACTTTTTCAGTCTTTGCCCGATTCTTGGGCCATTGACCAGATGTTTCCCATCATGCCCATCCAACGACTGGACGAGAAGCCCGATCGTGAAGCTACCTTGCAGGATATGACTTGCGATTCGGATGGAAAGATTGCGAACTTTGTCAGCGCACGTACCGACACCTCGACTTTACCGGTTCATTCATTGCGAGATAAGGAGCATTATTATTTGGCCGTCTTCCTTGTAGGAGCTTATCAGGAGATATTGGGCGATATGCACAATTTGTTCGGTGATACGAATGCAGTACATGTATCCGTCAATTCCAAAGGTTATACCATTGATCAGTTGATTGATGGTGAAACCGTGGCAGAAGTGCTTGACTATGTACAATATAATCCGAAGAAATTGGTGCGTACACTTGAGACGTGGGTGACTCTGTCTGTCAAGGAAGGGCGCATCTCTTTGGAAGAAGGAAAAGAGTTCCTCTCCAACTACCGTTCGGGATTGTACGGATATACTTATTTGGAGTAA
- a CDS encoding viroplasmin family protein, producing MKQKKFYVVWAGFSPGIYDTWIACQQQIKGYNGAKYKSFDTLEKAQEAFVSSPYSYIGKNLKPKEKNNSDTLPSSVIENSLAVDAACSGNPGAMEYQGVHVASRQRIFHFGPMYGTNNIGEFLAIVHGLALLKQKGYDMPIYSDSVNAINWVRQKKCKTKLPRNSKTEEVFILIERAEKWLRENSYTTRILKWETKQWGEVPADFGRK from the coding sequence ATGAAACAAAAGAAATTCTATGTTGTTTGGGCAGGTTTTTCACCGGGTATTTATGATACATGGATAGCATGCCAACAACAAATAAAGGGGTATAACGGAGCAAAGTACAAATCCTTTGACACTTTGGAAAAAGCACAAGAAGCCTTTGTGTCCTCACCTTATTCATACATCGGCAAAAATTTAAAGCCCAAAGAAAAAAACAATTCGGATACTCTACCTTCTTCCGTCATAGAAAACAGTCTGGCTGTAGATGCGGCCTGCAGTGGTAATCCTGGGGCTATGGAGTATCAGGGCGTACACGTAGCCAGTCGTCAAAGAATCTTTCACTTTGGACCGATGTATGGCACAAACAATATCGGAGAATTTCTCGCTATCGTCCACGGCCTTGCCCTGTTAAAGCAGAAAGGCTATGACATGCCGATATACAGTGACAGCGTGAACGCCATCAATTGGGTGAGACAGAAAAAATGCAAGACCAAACTGCCGCGCAATTCCAAAACAGAAGAAGTGTTCATTTTGATAGAACGTGCCGAAAAATGGCTGCGCGAAAACAGCTATACCACACGCATCCTGAAGTGGGAAACCAAGCAATGGGGCGAAGTTCCAGCCGACTTCGGAAGAAAATAG
- a CDS encoding ABC transporter ATP-binding protein, with protein MKEFLQLMRRFVSPYKKYIGWAIVLNILSAVFNVFSFTLLIPILNILFKTGGNTQVYQYMEWGSGGLKEVAVNNFYYYVTRMIEMYGPSMTLLFMGLFLAFMTMLKTSCYFGSSAVMIPLRTGVVRDIRVMVYSKVMYLPLGFFSEERKGDIIARMSGDVGEIENSITSSLDMLLKNPILIILYFSTLIITSWQLTLFTILVLPGMGWLMGKVGKKLKRNSLEAQGKWSDTMSQLEETLGGLRIIKAFIAEDKMVNRFTECSNELRDATNKVAMRQALAHPMSEFLGTLLIVFVLWFGGMLILGETSSIEASTFIFYMVILYSIINPLKDFAKAGYNIPKGLASMERVDKILKAENPIKESANPLPLTGMKNNIEFKDLTFSYDGKREVLKHVNLIVPKGHTIALVGQSGSGKSTLVDLLPRYHDVQSGEITLDGINIKNFRIRDLRALIGNVNQEAILFNDTFFNNIAFGVENATLEQVVEAAKIANAHDFIMESEKGYDTNIGDRGGKLSGGQRQRISIARAILKNPPVLILDEATSALDTESERLVQEALERLMKTRTTIAIAHRLSTIRNADEICVLYEGEIVERGKHEELLAKNGYYKRLNDMQSLS; from the coding sequence ATGAAGGAATTTCTGCAATTAATGCGGCGTTTTGTGTCGCCTTACAAGAAGTATATCGGTTGGGCAATCGTGCTTAATATCTTATCGGCTGTATTTAATGTCTTTTCGTTTACTTTATTGATTCCTATTCTGAACATCCTCTTCAAAACGGGTGGTAATACTCAGGTATATCAATATATGGAGTGGGGAAGCGGTGGCTTGAAGGAGGTAGCCGTGAATAATTTCTATTATTATGTGACTCGGATGATAGAAATGTATGGCCCTTCGATGACCCTTCTTTTCATGGGTCTATTTCTTGCTTTCATGACTATGTTGAAGACTTCCTGCTACTTCGGTTCTTCGGCGGTGATGATTCCTCTTCGCACAGGTGTTGTACGTGATATCCGCGTAATGGTTTATTCAAAAGTCATGTACCTTCCGCTTGGTTTCTTCTCTGAGGAGAGAAAAGGGGATATTATAGCCCGTATGAGTGGCGATGTGGGTGAAATAGAAAACTCCATTACCAGTTCTTTGGATATGCTGCTGAAAAATCCTATCTTGATTATACTCTATTTTTCGACCCTGATTATTACGAGCTGGCAATTGACACTGTTCACTATTCTGGTATTGCCCGGTATGGGGTGGCTGATGGGTAAGGTGGGCAAGAAGTTGAAGCGTAATTCTTTGGAGGCTCAGGGAAAGTGGAGCGATACTATGTCCCAACTGGAAGAAACATTGGGGGGACTTCGTATTATCAAGGCCTTCATCGCTGAAGATAAAATGGTAAACCGCTTCACGGAGTGTAGCAATGAACTGCGTGATGCGACAAACAAGGTTGCCATGCGTCAGGCACTTGCCCATCCTATGAGTGAGTTTCTCGGTACATTGCTCATTGTATTTGTGCTTTGGTTTGGCGGCATGCTGATTTTGGGAGAAACATCTTCCATTGAAGCTTCTACTTTTATTTTCTATATGGTGATTTTGTATAGCATCATCAATCCTCTGAAGGATTTTGCAAAAGCCGGTTACAATATTCCGAAGGGTTTGGCCTCTATGGAGCGTGTCGATAAGATTCTGAAAGCGGAAAATCCGATCAAAGAATCGGCCAATCCTCTCCCTTTGACCGGAATGAAGAACAATATTGAATTCAAAGATTTGACCTTCAGTTACGATGGAAAGAGAGAGGTCTTGAAACATGTCAACCTGATTGTTCCCAAAGGACATACTATCGCCTTGGTCGGTCAGTCCGGTTCGGGTAAATCGACTTTGGTGGATCTATTGCCGCGCTATCATGACGTGCAGTCGGGTGAAATAACACTTGACGGAATTAATATCAAGAACTTCCGCATTCGTGATCTTCGTGCATTGATCGGTAATGTGAATCAGGAAGCCATTCTTTTCAATGATACTTTCTTTAACAACATTGCCTTCGGTGTGGAGAATGCTACTTTGGAGCAGGTTGTTGAAGCTGCCAAGATTGCCAATGCCCACGATTTCATTATGGAATCAGAGAAGGGCTATGACACGAATATCGGTGACCGCGGAGGGAAGCTCTCCGGAGGTCAGCGCCAGCGCATCAGCATTGCCCGCGCCATTCTGAAAAATCCTCCTGTCCTGATTCTTGATGAGGCCACCTCTGCGCTTGATACTGAATCGGAACGCTTGGTGCAAGAAGCATTGGAGCGACTGATGAAGACACGTACTACTATTGCCATAGCTCATAGACTTAGCACCATAAGGAATGCTGATGAAATTTGCGTACTCTATGAAGGAGAAATAGTGGAACGTGGCAAGCACGAGGAATTGCTTGCGAAGAACGGGTATTACAAGAGGCTGAATGACATGCAGTCGTTATCTTGA
- a CDS encoding shikimate kinase, translating to MIRIFLTGYMGAGKTTLGKAFARELNIPFIDLDWYIEERFHKSIRELFMERGEDSFRELERNMLHEVAEFENVVISTGGGTPCFFDNMKRMNEYGYTVFLDVHPDVLFRRLRIATQQRPVLQGKTDEELHAFIVETLAKRAPFYEQARYHFDGSHLESHQQITESVQQLRNLLKL from the coding sequence ATGATACGTATTTTCTTGACCGGTTATATGGGAGCCGGAAAAACAACATTGGGAAAGGCTTTTGCCCGTGAATTGAACATACCGTTCATTGATTTGGACTGGTACATTGAAGAACGTTTTCATAAATCTATCCGTGAGCTGTTCATGGAACGGGGAGAGGACTCTTTTCGTGAACTGGAACGGAATATGCTTCATGAAGTGGCTGAGTTTGAAAATGTGGTGATTTCCACAGGTGGAGGTACACCCTGTTTCTTTGATAACATGAAGCGCATGAACGAATATGGATATACGGTCTTCTTGGATGTGCACCCCGATGTCTTGTTCCGGCGTCTCCGGATAGCCACACAGCAACGTCCCGTTCTTCAAGGCAAGACGGACGAGGAACTGCATGCTTTTATTGTGGAAACGCTTGCCAAGCGTGCCCCTTTCTACGAACAGGCACGCTATCATTTTGACGGAAGTCATTTGGAAAGCCACCAGCAGATCACCGAATCCGTGCAACAACTTCGTAACCTTTTGAAACTTTAA
- a CDS encoding SusC/RagA family TonB-linked outer membrane protein, whose translation MAYALPVENAVSVNSVRQNGTCTGVVKDATGETVIGASVVVKGTTNGVVTGIDGDFSLSNVKKGDVIVISFVGYITQEVKWNGQPLNILLAEDTQTLDEVVVVAFGTQKKVNVTGAVSSVGAKEIAARPVNSTVEALQGIIPGMNISTSSDGGSLKGSKNFNIRGTGTIGKGSSVSPLVLIDGMEGDMNALNPQDIENISVLKDAAASSIYGSRAPGGVILITTKNGKSGKTSVNYNNSFRFNSPLNMPHMADSYSFALAVNDQLGNGGQSAMYSPTKLQQIKDYQAGKATQFMWPTSAGRWNSFDDPSRQDVMPAGNSDWLHELFGNSFTQEHSISANGGTETIQYYVSANYLNQGGLLKYGNDGKQRYSFTGKLNAQLSKWLKMNYSIRFNRTDYDSPSFASAGENKENVFYFDVCRYWPVIPVIDPNGFYTAESKIYQLTEGGRYKTQNDVIAQQLQFVLEPIKNWKTTVELNYRSNYNFEHTDYQTVYAYDVNKNPYVIANSTSGVSENAYKSNFFNPNIFSEYSFELEGGHNFKVMAGFQSELFKQRNVKGSQDNIMAGIPTLNTTSNNAKASGGYQEWATAGFFGRMNYDYKGRYLLEANLRYDGTSRFLKDKRWNWFPSFSAGWNIARENFFEGLTDKINTLKIRGSWGELGNQNTDNWYPFYRTIDYKPNDGGWLINGAKPNTAAESGLVSALLGWEKTQTLDLGLDLGLLNNRLNLSFDYFQRKSKDMVGPGEELPAILGASVPNINNLDMTSKGWELQVSWRDQINEFRYGATFTLSDSKVVIDKYPNPSKDLGQTYYDGAVLGDIWGYQTIGIAKTDAEMQAHLAKVDQSALGSNWGAGDIMYADLDGDKTISAKANTADNHGDKIKIGNNTPRYNFGLNLDGAYKGFDFKIFLQGTLKRDYMPSDGSTMFWGAVGYWQTNFFEYHLDYFRPEGTNSGLGANVNAYFPRPLENGRNRQAQTGYLQNAAYCRLKNVTLGYTLPAELTRKWSINNVRLFVSAENLLTITSLADTFDPETVGVGNWDGCTYPLSKTISFGLNVTF comes from the coding sequence ATGGCTTATGCATTACCGGTAGAGAATGCGGTAAGCGTAAATTCTGTTCGGCAGAATGGTACTTGCACGGGCGTTGTCAAGGATGCTACGGGTGAAACCGTTATTGGAGCATCTGTTGTTGTGAAAGGAACCACGAATGGTGTTGTTACGGGTATTGATGGTGATTTTTCACTTAGCAATGTAAAAAAAGGAGATGTTATTGTGATTTCCTTTGTCGGATACATCACCCAAGAAGTGAAGTGGAACGGTCAACCTCTCAATATTCTGTTGGCAGAAGACACACAGACTTTGGATGAAGTAGTGGTGGTGGCTTTTGGTACGCAGAAGAAAGTGAATGTGACAGGTGCTGTCTCTTCAGTTGGAGCTAAGGAAATTGCTGCCCGTCCGGTCAATTCTACTGTTGAAGCCTTGCAGGGAATCATTCCGGGAATGAATATCTCCACAAGTTCGGATGGTGGCTCATTGAAAGGATCCAAAAATTTTAATATCCGTGGTACTGGTACTATCGGTAAGGGTTCTTCTGTGTCTCCTTTGGTCCTGATTGACGGCATGGAGGGTGACATGAACGCTTTGAATCCGCAGGATATTGAAAACATCTCTGTCTTGAAGGATGCAGCAGCATCTTCTATTTATGGTTCACGCGCTCCCGGAGGAGTTATCTTGATTACTACTAAGAACGGGAAGTCGGGTAAGACATCTGTTAATTACAATAATAGTTTCCGTTTTAATTCTCCATTGAATATGCCTCACATGGCTGATTCTTATAGTTTTGCGCTGGCAGTCAATGATCAGTTGGGAAACGGTGGTCAGTCAGCGATGTACAGCCCTACAAAATTACAGCAAATCAAGGATTATCAGGCAGGGAAAGCCACTCAATTCATGTGGCCTACCAGTGCCGGAAGATGGAACTCCTTTGATGATCCCAGTCGCCAGGATGTGATGCCTGCCGGTAACTCGGATTGGTTACACGAACTGTTCGGTAACAGTTTTACCCAGGAACATTCCATCAGCGCTAATGGCGGTACGGAAACTATTCAGTATTATGTTTCTGCCAACTATCTAAATCAGGGTGGCTTGCTGAAATATGGAAATGATGGCAAGCAGCGTTATTCTTTTACAGGCAAACTGAATGCACAGTTGTCCAAATGGCTGAAGATGAATTATAGTATTCGTTTTAATCGTACGGATTATGATTCTCCTTCATTTGCCAGTGCAGGCGAAAATAAGGAAAATGTGTTTTATTTTGATGTTTGCCGCTATTGGCCCGTTATTCCGGTCATTGACCCAAATGGCTTCTATACAGCCGAGTCAAAAATCTATCAGTTGACCGAAGGAGGACGTTACAAAACACAGAATGACGTGATTGCGCAACAATTGCAATTTGTTTTGGAACCAATCAAGAATTGGAAAACTACCGTGGAACTGAATTACCGTTCAAATTACAATTTTGAACATACCGATTATCAGACTGTCTATGCCTATGATGTGAACAAGAATCCGTATGTCATAGCCAACAGTACGTCAGGCGTAAGTGAAAATGCATATAAGAGTAATTTCTTTAATCCTAACATTTTTTCTGAATATTCTTTTGAATTGGAAGGCGGACACAACTTCAAGGTGATGGCCGGTTTTCAAAGCGAGTTATTCAAGCAACGTAATGTGAAAGGCAGTCAGGATAATATCATGGCGGGTATTCCTACTTTGAATACAACGTCGAACAATGCCAAAGCAAGCGGCGGTTATCAGGAATGGGCCACTGCCGGCTTTTTCGGTCGCATGAACTATGACTATAAGGGGCGCTATTTGTTGGAGGCCAATTTGCGTTATGACGGTACTTCCCGCTTTTTGAAAGATAAGCGCTGGAACTGGTTCCCTTCTTTCTCAGCAGGTTGGAACATTGCCCGTGAAAATTTCTTCGAAGGTTTGACCGATAAAATCAACACATTGAAGATTCGTGGTTCTTGGGGTGAATTAGGTAATCAGAATACTGATAACTGGTATCCTTTCTATCGCACTATCGATTATAAGCCGAATGATGGTGGCTGGTTGATAAATGGCGCAAAACCGAATACTGCCGCTGAATCGGGTTTGGTGTCTGCCCTTCTTGGCTGGGAGAAGACTCAGACTTTGGACCTCGGCCTTGATTTAGGATTGCTCAACAATCGCCTGAACCTGAGCTTTGATTATTTCCAGCGTAAGTCTAAAGACATGGTGGGGCCGGGTGAGGAACTACCAGCTATCTTGGGCGCAAGTGTCCCCAATATTAACAATCTGGATATGACTTCTAAAGGATGGGAACTTCAGGTGAGCTGGAGAGATCAGATTAATGAATTCAGATATGGTGCTACTTTTACTCTTTCGGACAGCAAAGTTGTTATTGACAAATATCCCAATCCATCCAAAGACTTGGGACAGACTTACTATGATGGAGCCGTATTGGGAGACATTTGGGGGTATCAGACAATAGGCATTGCCAAAACGGATGCCGAGATGCAGGCACATCTTGCCAAAGTGGACCAATCGGCCTTGGGATCTAACTGGGGAGCCGGTGACATCATGTATGCCGACCTTGACGGTGATAAGACAATCAGTGCAAAAGCCAATACTGCCGACAATCATGGTGACAAGATAAAAATCGGCAACAATACACCTCGTTATAATTTCGGTCTGAATTTGGATGGTGCTTATAAGGGATTTGATTTTAAAATCTTTCTGCAAGGTACGTTGAAGCGTGACTATATGCCGAGTGATGGCTCTACCATGTTTTGGGGTGCGGTAGGCTATTGGCAGACCAACTTCTTTGAGTATCATCTGGACTATTTCCGTCCGGAAGGAACAAACAGCGGCTTGGGAGCTAATGTAAATGCTTACTTCCCGCGACCTTTGGAAAACGGAAGAAACCGCCAGGCTCAAACTGGCTATCTGCAGAATGCAGCTTATTGCCGCTTGAAGAATGTCACTTTGGGCTATACACTTCCTGCGGAGTTGACTCGTAAATGGTCAATCAACAATGTCCGTCTTTTTGTGTCGGCTGAGAATCTGCTTACTATCACCAGTCTGGCCGATACGTTTGACCCTGAAACCGTAGGTGTGGGTAATTGGGACGGGTGTACTTATCCGTTGTCCAAAACTATTTCATTCGGCTTAAATGTAACCTTTTAA
- a CDS encoding nitroreductase family protein: MKRTFEEALAHRRTYYSIGSDSPVLDEEIVHVVREAVKNVPSAFNSQSTRIVLLLGDEHRKLWDIVKATLKPRISAEAFVKTEAKIDSCFACGHGTVLYFEDTSVVKKLQDAFPSYKDNFPTWSQHTSAMHQFAIWTMLEDLGLGASLQHYNPLIDDEVRRVWSLPEEWELIAEMPFGMPVAEPGEKDFEDLSKRIKIFR, encoded by the coding sequence ATGAAAAGAACATTTGAAGAAGCCTTGGCTCATCGCCGTACTTATTATTCTATCGGCAGTGATTCTCCTGTATTGGATGAAGAAATAGTGCACGTTGTACGTGAAGCAGTAAAGAACGTCCCGTCAGCCTTTAATTCGCAGTCCACGAGGATTGTATTACTGCTGGGAGATGAGCATAGGAAACTATGGGATATAGTAAAGGCAACCTTGAAGCCACGCATCTCTGCCGAGGCTTTTGTCAAGACCGAAGCCAAGATTGACAGTTGCTTTGCTTGCGGACACGGCACGGTATTGTATTTTGAGGACACTTCTGTCGTGAAGAAACTGCAAGATGCTTTCCCTTCTTATAAAGATAATTTCCCGACTTGGTCACAACACACCTCCGCCATGCATCAGTTTGCCATTTGGACAATGCTCGAAGATCTTGGATTGGGAGCTTCCCTTCAACATTACAATCCGTTGATTGACGATGAAGTACGCCGTGTCTGGAGCCTTCCTGAAGAATGGGAATTGATTGCCGAAATGCCTTTCGGGATGCCAGTGGCCGAACCCGGAGAGAAAGATTTTGAAGATTTGAGTAAACGTATCAAAATTTTCCGCTGA